The region AACAGAATTACTAATTTTCCTAAAATGGTTGCAGGCAAAAGTTTTTTAAAAAATGATTTTGTTTACGATATTTACAAACAGTTGTATGGACGTAAACGCTTTTCCGATTGTAAAATACAACTAGGAATCGTTTCATATGATTTAGAAAGCGGTGAAGAAGTTGAGATCACAGAAGGATACATAATTGACTCTGTTATGGCTTCTTCAAGTGTTCCCGGAGTTTTCCCCCCCTTGAGATTGGGGGGAATGAATCTATTAGATGGAGGAATTTTGACGCCCATTCCAGTAAACTTAGCTAAACAGTTAGGGGCAGATTATGTGATAGCCAGTGATTTAAACGGTGAATTAAAAAATGACTTTAAATTTAACGATGGATTAGATTATTTAATTTCTATGGATGATTATAAAAATGATTTGATGGTCAACTATGAAGTGAATAAAGCTGAAGAAGTTTACACATTTCCAATTGAGTATTCTTGGGAAGATTTTTCTAATTTTATTGAAATATACCAAGATGCTAAAAATTTTTTAAAACATAAACGAAATAAAGTGAGGGAGTAACGTTGAACTTAGTAATGGGAGGATCTTTTGAAGGCTTTTATTGGGAGTCTGGTGTTTTAGAGTTTATAACAAAAAAAGAAAAAGATTTAAACTTATATACTTCTGGTCTGGGTAGTTTAAAAGGATTATTTTATTCTTTGCATGGAGTAAATTTTTTCGGTCGTTTAAAAGATTTCATATATGAAAAAAATAATCCCCTAGGTGAGATAATTACCTCCACCGAATTATACAACAGTAGATATGCTCAAACAACTGCATTGATAAGATTGGGAAGAGGGAAAATGTCCCTTTACAATCCAGATAATTTAAAAACGTTTTTGGAAGATTATTTTGGTAATCAAACACTTTCTTCACTTGGAAAAAATATTAGTTTTGAAGTCTTTGAACTTAAAAGTAGAAAAGCAATCACGTTGAAGAATAATACAAGAATTGTCGATATGTTAATGATGGAATTAGCGTTTCCACCTTATTATAGTTATTATGAATATCAAGGCGGGTTTTTTATTCCAACTTCATATATTTCTTTTGTTCCTCAAAAATTCCCTAAAGATGCAGTAATAATTTCTTTTGATCCTATTTTAACTTATCCATATCCAAAAAATACCGTTGAAATTCTTTTAAAAGTCTCTTATTCCAGAACGTTAAAAAACTATCGTTTATTAACTGAAGGTTTTAATACCATTGAACCCCAAAAACGATTAAAAAATTATTTTAATATGTCCGCTTTTTTTGAAGGTCAAAATCAAGCTAATGTTTTTTTGGAGGCCAAAGTATGAAGCGTTTTACTGTATTTTTTTTAATACTTATTATAATAAATACGTTTATTTTTTCTGCACAAATAAATGTAAAAGCAGATGAAGTTAAAGGGGAAGAAAGTAGGTACATATTGAAAAACAATGTTCTTATACAAAAAGAGGATCTTTCTATTTTAACTGATTTTGCCACCATTACTCTGATTAACGACGAATGGCGAAAAGTCACCACCAACAATGTTTATATTACAGCAGAAACTTTTGAAGCTACATCTACATCTATGGACTTTGACCTTCAAACTGAAAAGGGAACCCTTTTGGGGAATGTTTTAGCTAAGATTTTTACTGAAGAATCAGAGATTGAGATAAATTCTGACGAACTTCAAATAGATAACAATAACAAAAAATACGAAGGAAGTTCTGAAGATCTGGTTTTGATAAAAAAAGAAGATTATATAATAAACGCAAAAACCTTTGTTTTTGTCGAAAATGAAAACATGCTCACCCTTTCCCAAAATGTTCATATCATAAATTCTGTAAAAAAAATTGATATGACTTCAACCTATGCCACTTTCAATACCCAAACCAACGATATTGAGGCACAAGCGGTCAGTTTAACTTTGGAAGTATCAGAGGAGGAATAACCATGAAAAAGATTTTTGTTGTTTTTTTTGTACTTTCTCTTTTTGTTTTTACTTATTCTCAAACCTATTACGACGTAGGTTTCTCTTTGCTGAATTATCCCGAAGGTTTCAAATTTGCTATAAGGAGTGGTTTGGAATCAGATTCTTTCAACCTTGATTTCGACCTTAGCCCGAATTTTGAAGAAACGTTCTCTTTAATTACCATTACTGATGTATCCGCTAAAATTTTTGATATATACCCAAACTTTTTTTTAGATGCCGGTTTGTTATGGGTTTATGGTGAAGACTTTCCAGGTACATTGGCATACGGTGGCTTTAATTTGAACTTTAATAACATTCTAGCAAAATTGTATGTCGGATATCCCTTCAACAATACTGACGATCCATTGAACTATTTTGCAATAAAAATAGGTTACCTAGTTCCAAAACCAGCTGACTTTATCGATGATTTAAAGTTGAACTTAAGAGTAGTAAATGGAAGGATTGACTTTTCAATCTTCTTAGCTGAACCTTTTTGAGATGAACACAAATCAAGGATTTCTACTAATAGAAAGTGTTTTTGAAATTTTTATTGTTTCTTTATCAATGTTGATCGTAATAGGTACTTTTTCAAGTACAATCATGATTCTAAAAAGTTCCTTAGATGAAATGGTTAATCTAAATCTTATTTCCAATGCCGTTATGGAAGTGATAGTTGTTGCTAAGAACGAAATGAAAAATGTGACCTCCTATGATTCTTCAACTGTCCTTGGGAATTCATCTGATGGCAAACTAGTTGGTTTTTCATACAATAAATTAACACAAAAAATTTACCGTTATAAAGATTCCGGATGGGATAAAGGATCCACATTAATTTCAGGAAACATAACAACTTTTTCATACGATGGAAAATTTTTAAATGTAATATGGAATGAAAAGCATAAGTTAAAACTTTTCATCCCTTTTTAGATTTCATAAAAACCCCAAAAGACAAAACTTAGGAGGAAATCATTAATCAATGGCCAATGAAATAATCGAAACCTATAAGATTTTAGAAGAAAGAATAAAATCAGAGAATATTCAAATTTACTTTGATATGTTGGATTCTCCTTATCCTTCTTTTAAATCCAAAGCTATTCAAGAATTAACAAAACAAAAAATTGATGTTCCAAAAATAAAAAAATTTTTAAAAGATCCCGATAAAAACGTCAGATTTTCTGCATATAGGTACTTAGATAAAATGGGTGTTTTGGATGAAAATTCTATAAAAGAGGCTTTGAAAGACATTTCCGCAAACATTAGAAAAGAAGCAACTATCAGCTACATTCAAATGGGTATAAAACCAATAGAATTTATTTTGGAGTTTACTGAAGATCCTGATCCAGTGGTTAGATATCAACTGATATCCACATTTTTGGAATTCTACCCTGAAGATTCAGAAAAGATTATTAGTAAAATGAAAAATGATCCCTACGTTAAGATAAAACAATTGATTTCAGCTTTGGAGAACATCTCTGAAACCTTAAAATCCGAACAAGTAGATAAAAGCGTTAAAGTTATGGCACTAAGAAGATTCTATGAAAGGGAAGATGCATATACCTTTTTTAATTCACTAAAAGAAACATACTTTGATTGCAACAATGAAACTAAAGGTATAATAATAAAATTCTTTTCAGGTTTACCGTGTGAAATTATTAATAAATTCATAGAAAAAATCATTCAAGAAGAAAAAGATATCCACATTCTTCAACTGGCTGCAAATACGTCAAAGAAAGTTTGTGGAATTGATTCTATTCCTACCTGGTTGATCGACCAATTGGTGAACAGTGAAGAGGCAAAAGTCGTAAAGTTTGGATTAAAATTAGCTACTGAAAAGGAAGATATGGGTTATGTGGAATTTTGTAGGGACTTGTTATCTGCTGTAGATGATGACTTAGTAATCGGAGCAAGTGACTATCTCATTTATTTTCAAGACTATATGCTTAAAGATTACGTGCCTAACTTTCTCAATTCATTATCTTCCAAACGAATAAGGGAAGGATTAAAAATAATAAGAAAATTAAAATTAGATAATTTTATAGAAGATGTATCATTAATCGCTCTCAACAAAATGTATCCTATTTCCTTAAGAAAAGCTGCCGTCAACCTACTGAAATTTTTTAAGGCCAAAGATTATTGGGAAATCCCAAATCAAATACTTAAAGACCCTTACGAAAACGGCAATTTAAAACTTGCTGCGTTAAATGCTCTACTACGTTTAAATGCGGAGATGGTAGTAAATTTTTAAAAAAATAATGACCACAGTTTTTGAACCTCATTGCATGGTTTGTGAAAAACCTATAGTTTTTGGAGAACTTATTTGCCACAATTGTAGAGGAAATCTTTATTCACCTTCTCTCTCAGAAGGTGATTTTAAAGTTTATCATTATGGTAAATACCAGTATCCTTTGTCAAACTTAATAATCGAATTCAAATATCATTCACATCCTAAGATTGCCAGTCTTTTGGGGAATATGCTCGCAAAGTTTTTTATTGATTTAAAATTTCCTGAACTAAATTATACCGTTTCATACGTGCCTTCAAATTACTCAAGTATTTATGAAAAAGGATTTGTACCTGCTCACTTAATTGCTCAGCATTTTTCTGACCTTTTAGGTTTCCCTTTAATAAATCTCTTTTCCTCAAAAACTCATAAAAGGCAAGCCCAATTGAATTATCGAAAGAGAAATGAAAACGTTAAAAATAAGATAAAATTACTACAAACTCCTCCTAAGAATATTATAATTATAGATGATGTGTATACTACAGGGGCTTCAATGAACGAGGCGGGTAATTTGCTCATCAATAAATGTGATGTTTTAATAGGCATTACTGTAGCAAAAGCTTATAGATATTCTCTTAATAATTCTTTATAATTTTTTATATCACAGATCGCTCCCACATATTTTAACTTTTCTGCTGAAAAGGCATTCCCTAACCTTGCCGCTTTTATAACATCCAAACCTATAATCATTCCTATGTATAAACCTGACCAAAATGCATCCCCTGCTCCCGTTGTGTCTATTACCTCTTTTGCATAAGAGTCAAAATGAGTAATCGTTTTACCGTCAGAAAATATAAACCCCTTTTCTCCTAATGTAAGAAGTACATTTTTTACTCCCAGTTCATGGAAAACATTTATGTATTCTTCTTCATTTTTACTTTCTTTGAAGATATGTTCACAATCATCTAAAGAAGGTTTTATAAAATTTACATAAGGCATAACCAATTTTAGGACATCTCCTATTTCTAAAGATGTTTTCCACAATATTTCTCGATAATTAGGATCAAATCCTATTAAAACATTATTCTTTTTGGCAACTTTTAACAATTTGAGTGTATTTTTCAAGTTTTTATCAGAAGATAATGCCCAAGAAGAAAAATGAAAGATATTTGCTTTTTTAACAATATCAAAATATGTATCATCAATATCTAAATTTAAAGAGGCAGATCTTAATGGATAAAATTC is a window of Petrotoga olearia DSM 13574 DNA encoding:
- a CDS encoding patatin-like phospholipase family protein → MTYGIALGSGGARGAAHIALIDELKEREAKIEVVTGSSVGALVGAFYALNPDVDLFQIFKDLTVKKKKALDSQFRTLNNRITNFPKMVAGKSFLKNDFVYDIYKQLYGRKRFSDCKIQLGIVSYDLESGEEVEITEGYIIDSVMASSSVPGVFPPLRLGGMNLLDGGILTPIPVNLAKQLGADYVIASDLNGELKNDFKFNDGLDYLISMDDYKNDLMVNYEVNKAEEVYTFPIEYSWEDFSNFIEIYQDAKNFLKHKRNKVRE
- a CDS encoding ComF family protein codes for the protein MTTVFEPHCMVCEKPIVFGELICHNCRGNLYSPSLSEGDFKVYHYGKYQYPLSNLIIEFKYHSHPKIASLLGNMLAKFFIDLKFPELNYTVSYVPSNYSSIYEKGFVPAHLIAQHFSDLLGFPLINLFSSKTHKRQAQLNYRKRNENVKNKIKLLQTPPKNIIIIDDVYTTGASMNEAGNLLINKCDVLIGITVAKAYRYSLNNSL
- a CDS encoding carbohydrate kinase family protein, whose product is MVNFASFGEVLIDFISKDYVKGLKNATSFDKFLGGSPSNIAVNIAKQGFKSAVISRVGRDPFGDFILEQLNNYNVDVRGISQDERFHTDIVYVLKSKSSPEFYPLRSASLNLDIDDTYFDIVKKANIFHFSSWALSSDKNLKNTLKLLKVAKKNNVLIGFDPNYREILWKTSLEIGDVLKLVMPYVNFIKPSLDDCEHIFKESKNEEEYINVFHELGVKNVLLTLGEKGFIFSDGKTITHFDSYAKEVIDTTGAGDAFWSGLYIGMIIGLDVIKAARLGNAFSAEKLKYVGAICDIKNYKELLREYL
- a CDS encoding HEAT repeat domain-containing protein, with protein sequence MANEIIETYKILEERIKSENIQIYFDMLDSPYPSFKSKAIQELTKQKIDVPKIKKFLKDPDKNVRFSAYRYLDKMGVLDENSIKEALKDISANIRKEATISYIQMGIKPIEFILEFTEDPDPVVRYQLISTFLEFYPEDSEKIISKMKNDPYVKIKQLISALENISETLKSEQVDKSVKVMALRRFYEREDAYTFFNSLKETYFDCNNETKGIIIKFFSGLPCEIINKFIEKIIQEEKDIHILQLAANTSKKVCGIDSIPTWLIDQLVNSEEAKVVKFGLKLATEKEDMGYVEFCRDLLSAVDDDLVIGASDYLIYFQDYMLKDYVPNFLNSLSSKRIREGLKIIRKLKLDNFIEDVSLIALNKMYPISLRKAAVNLLKFFKAKDYWEIPNQILKDPYENGNLKLAALNALLRLNAEMVVNF
- a CDS encoding patatin-like phospholipase family protein — its product is MNLVMGGSFEGFYWESGVLEFITKKEKDLNLYTSGLGSLKGLFYSLHGVNFFGRLKDFIYEKNNPLGEIITSTELYNSRYAQTTALIRLGRGKMSLYNPDNLKTFLEDYFGNQTLSSLGKNISFEVFELKSRKAITLKNNTRIVDMLMMELAFPPYYSYYEYQGGFFIPTSYISFVPQKFPKDAVIISFDPILTYPYPKNTVEILLKVSYSRTLKNYRLLTEGFNTIEPQKRLKNYFNMSAFFEGQNQANVFLEAKV
- a CDS encoding LptA/OstA family protein — protein: MKRFTVFFLILIIINTFIFSAQINVKADEVKGEESRYILKNNVLIQKEDLSILTDFATITLINDEWRKVTTNNVYITAETFEATSTSMDFDLQTEKGTLLGNVLAKIFTEESEIEINSDELQIDNNNKKYEGSSEDLVLIKKEDYIINAKTFVFVENENMLTLSQNVHIINSVKKIDMTSTYATFNTQTNDIEAQAVSLTLEVSEEE